The genomic region GGAGAACGCCGCGTAGTCGACGTCGAGCGCGTGGAAGTCCACCGGTTGGTGCGGCACCGACTGGCAGGCGTCCAGCACGGTCAGCGCGCCGACCGCCCTGGCCCGCGACACGATCTCCCCGACCAGCGCGACGGCGCCGGTGACGTTCGAATGATGGCTGAACGCAACGACTTTCACCCGCTCGTCGAGCTGCAGCGAGTCCAGGTCGATGCGCCCGTCGTCGGTGACGCCGTACCACTTCAGCGTGGCACCGGTGCGCCGGGCCAACTCCTGCCACGGGATCAGGTTGGCGTGGTGCTCGAGTTCGGTGGTGACGATGACGTCGCCGGGCCCGACGGCGCGGTCGAACCGGTCGTCGCCGAGCACGTAGGCCACCAGGTTGATGGCCTCGGTGGCGTTCTTGGTGAACACCAGCTCGTCCGGCTCGGCGCCGACGAACGACGCGATCTCGGCGCGGCCGTCCTCGTAGGCGTCGGTGGCCTCCTCCATCAGCTGGTGCGCACCGCGGTGCACGGCACCGTTGGAGGTCAGCAGGAAGTCCCGTTCGGCGTCGAGCACCTGTAGCGGGCGCTGGGAGGTGGCGCCGGAATCCAGGTACGCCAACTCGTTTCCGCCCCGCATCTGCTTCTTGAGGATGGGGAAGTCAGCGCGGATGGCGGCCAGATCCAGCGGATGTGAGGCGGCCATGGGTTACGCCCCCGCTGCCGCCGTCTCGGTGAAGCGCACGTACCCGTTCTCCTCGAGCTCGTCGGCCAGCTCGGGGCCGCCGGACTCGACGATGCGGCCGCCGACGAACACATGCACGAACTGCGGCTTGATGTAGCGCAGGATCCGGGTGTAGTGCGTGATCAGCAGTACGCCGCCGTTCTCGGCCTCCTTGTACCGGTTCACGCCCTCGCTGACGACGCGCAGCGCGTCG from Mycolicibacterium phlei harbors:
- a CDS encoding cysteine desulfurase, with product MAASHPLDLAAIRADFPILKKQMRGGNELAYLDSGATSQRPLQVLDAERDFLLTSNGAVHRGAHQLMEEATDAYEDGRAEIASFVGAEPDELVFTKNATEAINLVAYVLGDDRFDRAVGPGDVIVTTELEHHANLIPWQELARRTGATLKWYGVTDDGRIDLDSLQLDERVKVVAFSHHSNVTGAVALVGEIVSRARAVGALTVLDACQSVPHQPVDFHALDVDYAAFSGHKMLGPTGIGVLYGRRELLDAMPPFLTGGSMIETVTMEQTTYAPAPQRFEAGTPMTSQVVGLAAAARYLRAIGMAAVEQHEADLTAAALEGLSRIPGVRIIGPTTMENRGSPVSFVVDGVHAHDVGQVLDDDGVAVRVGHHCAWPLHRRFGIAATARASFALYNTFDEIDRLVAGVRRAVEFFGRD